Proteins co-encoded in one Flavobacterium sp. M31R6 genomic window:
- a CDS encoding YhcH/YjgK/YiaL family protein, with protein sequence MVIDKIENYRLYSKLTKRLAKGFEFITETDLVAIESGKHQIDNDDVFAIVQEYDTKEEKDCILEGHHKYIDIQYVIQGVELMGFTPLTNQVSVEEDLEKDYTFYNGETSMIRVEEGMFTIFFPEDLHRPCVKAGQISKVKKVVVKVKI encoded by the coding sequence ATGGTTATCGATAAAATTGAAAATTACAGACTATACAGTAAGCTTACCAAAAGATTGGCTAAAGGATTTGAGTTTATTACCGAAACTGATTTAGTCGCAATAGAATCAGGGAAACACCAAATCGATAATGACGATGTTTTTGCCATTGTTCAAGAATATGACACCAAAGAAGAAAAAGATTGCATCCTGGAAGGGCACCACAAATACATCGATATTCAGTATGTAATTCAGGGGGTTGAATTAATGGGATTTACCCCTTTGACTAATCAGGTTTCTGTTGAAGAAGACCTAGAAAAAGATTATACATTCTATAATGGAGAAACTTCAATGATTAGAGTGGAGGAAGGAATGTTTACCATATTTTTTCCGGAGGATCTTCATAGACCATGTGTAAAAGCAGGACAAATTTCGAAAGTAAAAAAAGTGGTTGTAAAGGTAAAAATTTAA
- a CDS encoding DUF1697 domain-containing protein gives MTTHLALLRGINVSGHNMIKMDALKTTLEAIGFQNVQTYIQSGNVFVDTEEENAASVGFKIKQEIFKAFGHEVPIVVIGKSDLEKSLKNNPFLKEKDVDSKKLYVAFVSIALRSDNINDLKMSQVKPDEANIDESRIYIKYSVGAGKTRFDQKYIEKKLNVTATIRNWNTVTQLLKMYEER, from the coding sequence ATGACAACTCATCTCGCACTTCTTCGTGGCATCAATGTTTCCGGTCACAATATGATAAAAATGGACGCTTTGAAAACAACTTTAGAAGCTATTGGTTTTCAAAATGTGCAAACGTATATCCAATCGGGAAATGTTTTTGTGGATACTGAGGAGGAAAATGCGGCATCAGTTGGTTTCAAAATCAAACAGGAAATTTTCAAAGCTTTTGGACATGAAGTTCCTATCGTAGTCATTGGAAAATCCGATTTAGAAAAAAGTCTCAAAAACAATCCATTTCTAAAAGAAAAAGACGTTGATTCTAAAAAGTTATATGTGGCTTTTGTTTCCATAGCCTTGCGAAGCGACAATATCAACGATTTAAAAATGAGTCAGGTAAAACCTGATGAAGCAAATATCGACGAAAGTAGAATCTACATAAAATATTCTGTAGGAGCAGGGAAAACGAGATTTGACCAAAAATACATCGAGAAAAAACTTAATGTAACGGCAACCATTCGTAATTGGAATACCGTAACACAGTTGTTGAAAATGTATGAGGAAAGATAA
- a CDS encoding aminopeptidase P N-terminal domain-containing protein, with translation MKFKLSIILTLAMICSTIAQNGNPNDYLSAQFHKERREALRKKMPKNSVAVFFGNAVRNRANDVDFIYHQDPNFYYLTGYKEPNCVLVIFSDNQTNKDGKTYNELLYVQEKNPRAEQWTGVRLGVDGAKKSLGFENALNGKEFLNSGIDFYSFSNVFFTDFKDDYRDSKKEEADLYKLVGSFKAQIGYNTKTETKTDSNIKNEINTTKTIAAKKANIDTKAITTYMASLREVKSKEEMVLLTKAVRISAMGQRETMKAMHPGMSEAEIQGIHEFVYKKYGSEYEGYPSIVGAGNNGCVLHYIENSKMKVENDLVLMDLGAEYHGYTADVTRTIPANGKFSPEQKIIYDLVYEAQEAGIATVKIGNSFTDPDKAARDIITNGLMKLGIINKAEDSRKYFPHGTSHHIGLDVHDPGMYNTFEKDMVLTVEPGIYIPNGSDCDKKWWGIAVRIEDDILVTDNAPVNLSSEAPRKSSEIEALMAEKSLFDNYNLPKLD, from the coding sequence ATGAAATTTAAACTTTCTATTATTCTCACTCTGGCTATGATTTGTTCAACAATAGCTCAGAATGGCAACCCTAATGATTATTTATCGGCTCAATTTCACAAGGAACGAAGAGAGGCTTTACGTAAAAAAATGCCAAAGAATAGTGTAGCGGTATTTTTTGGAAATGCTGTTCGAAATAGAGCAAATGATGTCGATTTTATATACCATCAGGATCCAAATTTTTATTATTTGACCGGATATAAAGAACCTAATTGTGTTTTGGTTATTTTTTCGGATAATCAAACAAATAAAGATGGTAAAACATATAACGAACTGCTTTACGTTCAAGAAAAAAATCCAAGAGCAGAACAATGGACAGGTGTGCGCTTGGGAGTTGATGGAGCCAAAAAAAGTTTAGGTTTTGAGAATGCCCTTAACGGAAAGGAATTTTTAAACTCTGGTATTGATTTTTATAGTTTTAGCAATGTATTTTTTACGGATTTCAAAGATGATTATCGCGACTCTAAGAAAGAAGAGGCTGATTTGTACAAATTAGTCGGTTCATTTAAAGCTCAAATTGGCTACAATACAAAAACAGAAACCAAAACCGATTCTAATATCAAAAATGAAATCAATACAACCAAAACTATTGCTGCAAAAAAAGCGAATATAGACACCAAAGCGATCACAACCTATATGGCGAGTTTACGTGAGGTTAAGTCTAAGGAAGAAATGGTTTTATTGACCAAAGCAGTTCGTATTTCAGCAATGGGACAACGCGAAACAATGAAAGCAATGCATCCAGGAATGTCTGAAGCAGAGATTCAAGGAATTCACGAATTTGTGTATAAAAAATATGGCAGTGAGTATGAAGGATACCCTTCCATAGTAGGAGCCGGAAACAATGGTTGTGTTTTGCATTACATCGAAAACAGCAAGATGAAGGTTGAAAATGATTTGGTTTTAATGGACTTAGGAGCTGAATACCATGGTTATACTGCCGATGTAACAAGAACAATTCCTGCCAACGGTAAATTTTCACCAGAGCAAAAAATCATCTATGATTTGGTTTATGAGGCTCAAGAGGCAGGTATTGCAACAGTTAAAATTGGAAATAGCTTTACCGACCCAGATAAAGCCGCTCGTGATATTATCACCAATGGTTTAATGAAATTAGGAATCATTAATAAGGCTGAAGACTCCAGAAAATATTTCCCTCATGGAACTTCACACCATATAGGACTGGATGTGCACGATCCAGGTATGTACAACACATTCGAGAAAGATATGGTATTAACGGTAGAACCTGGAATTTATATTCCAAATGGTAGTGATTGTGATAAAAAATGGTGGGGAATTGCGGTACGAATCGAAGACGACATATTAGTAACAGATAATGCTCCTGTAAATTTATCTAGTGAAGCCCCGAGGAAATCAAGTGAAATAGAAGCGCTTATGGCTGAAAAAAGTCTTTTTGATAATTATAATTTACCAAAACTAGACTAG
- a CDS encoding diphthine--ammonia ligase — protein sequence MKKKALFNWSSGKDSALALYKIQQNDEYEISCLLTSVNQQFQRISMHGVRVELLEQQAQSIRLALEIMQIPEMPTMEVYEAVMQTTLSKLKNQGVTHSIFGDIFLEDLRKYREDKLAEIGFEGVFPLWKVPTLDLIQEFIALGFKTIVVCVNERFLDKSFVGRVIDQDFINDLPENVDVCGENGEFHTFTFDGPIFSKPIQFEVGEVVYRKYEKPKEEDSSDTACDTSASDAFDYGFWYCDLLSK from the coding sequence CCCTATTTAATTGGAGCAGCGGCAAAGATTCTGCCTTGGCACTGTACAAAATTCAGCAAAATGATGAATACGAAATCAGCTGTTTGTTAACCAGTGTAAATCAGCAGTTTCAACGTATTTCTATGCACGGTGTTCGGGTAGAATTATTAGAACAACAAGCCCAAAGCATTAGATTAGCGCTTGAAATTATGCAAATTCCAGAAATGCCGACTATGGAAGTGTACGAAGCAGTTATGCAAACTACGCTCTCCAAATTGAAGAATCAAGGCGTTACTCATTCTATTTTTGGAGATATTTTTCTGGAAGATTTGAGGAAATACAGAGAAGATAAATTAGCCGAAATAGGTTTTGAAGGAGTGTTTCCGCTTTGGAAAGTGCCAACTCTAGATTTGATTCAGGAATTCATCGCATTAGGCTTCAAAACAATTGTGGTTTGTGTCAACGAACGATTTTTAGACAAGAGTTTTGTAGGACGTGTCATTGATCAAGATTTTATCAATGATTTACCTGAAAATGTGGATGTTTGTGGCGAAAATGGAGAATTCCATACGTTTACTTTTGATGGGCCCATTTTTAGTAAACCGATTCAGTTTGAAGTTGGGGAAGTGGTTTATCGCAAATATGAAAAACCAAAAGAGGAAGATTCATCTGATACCGCTTGTGATACTTCAGCTTCGGATGCTTTTGATTACGGATTTTGGTATTGCGATCTGCTTTCAAAATAA